A region of Geotoga petraea DNA encodes the following proteins:
- a CDS encoding metal-sensing transcriptional repressor → MDQSKNAKAMRMLKTAKGQTEAAIKMIENDKYCIDISNQVMASIALLKKANTMILKNHMETCVKSAAMSKDEEEIDEKFKEIENIITYLNKNL, encoded by the coding sequence ATGGATCAAAGTAAAAATGCCAAGGCAATGAGAATGTTAAAAACAGCGAAAGGTCAAACTGAAGCTGCAATAAAAATGATTGAAAATGACAAATATTGCATAGATATTTCCAATCAAGTTATGGCTTCTATAGCTTTATTAAAAAAAGCAAATACAATGATACTAAAAAACCATATGGAAACTTGTGTTAAATCTGCTGCTATGTCAAAGGATGAAGAAGAAATCGATGAAAAATTTAAAGAAATTGAAAATATTATCACCTACTTAAATAAAAATTTGTAA
- a CDS encoding carboxymuconolactone decarboxylase family protein, producing MNKNEFETFREEMNQKILEKGTLNTKRFFSLDNSVYKKGAIPTKYKELMGLASSMVLRCEGCISYHINQCIKEGATDEEIFEAFDIALIIGGSIVIPHLREAVKFLEEARKSEEI from the coding sequence TTGAATAAAAATGAGTTTGAAACTTTTAGAGAAGAAATGAATCAAAAAATTCTCGAGAAAGGCACTTTAAATACTAAGAGATTTTTTAGTTTGGATAATTCAGTTTATAAAAAAGGGGCTATTCCAACAAAGTATAAAGAATTGATGGGCTTGGCTTCTTCAATGGTTTTGAGGTGTGAAGGGTGTATTTCTTATCATATTAATCAATGCATTAAAGAAGGGGCAACAGACGAAGAAATATTCGAAGCTTTTGATATTGCTTTGATTATTGGTGGCTCTATTGTAATACCTCATCTCCGAGAAGCTGTAAAATTTTTGGAAGAAGCAAGAAAAAGTGAGGAGATATAA
- a CDS encoding radical SAM/SPASM domain-containing protein: MKNINEIKKSKYNIEISLNGNWVIYNTLKNSMLELNEEFYSYYKNNKIVSEKITQKFYEYGLWLDKDYDEIKELKMLYLRKIYSSDYLNLTIKTTNNCNFNCVYCYQDHLKTNLENDVILKIKNFIDKKVENDNIKYIFIHWFGGEPLINPQPIFDIENYILKKYKNIDLKSSMTTNGYLLNKKNIEKLKNTQINSFQITIDGNSDEHNKTRKTNQGENTYDKILKNIKNILEKSNFEILIRINVNKNNSDINKFLIQMEKNKLLNNNRISFHFNEAKKMDISYTNKDIFYQSVKEYSKDLLLIYNLLLNKKIKIPFYFTKGYNCEFDRLNTYLINTDGKFYRCSSSEKEEAFYLGDINSKGELFKNAKSFYNKMLRDPFESKKCFDCKVMPWCMGGCGFLKVKKINECIPEKYIINDLIKLYYKESKNEKNFKF; encoded by the coding sequence ATGAAAAATATAAATGAAATAAAAAAATCTAAATATAACATTGAAATATCTTTAAATGGAAATTGGGTTATTTATAATACTCTTAAAAATAGTATGTTAGAGTTAAACGAAGAATTCTATTCATATTATAAAAATAATAAGATAGTTTCAGAAAAAATAACTCAAAAATTTTATGAATATGGTTTATGGTTAGATAAAGATTATGACGAAATTAAAGAACTAAAAATGCTATATTTGAGGAAAATTTATTCAAGTGACTATCTGAATCTAACAATAAAAACAACAAATAACTGTAATTTTAATTGTGTGTATTGCTATCAAGATCATTTAAAAACAAATTTAGAAAATGATGTAATTCTAAAAATTAAAAATTTCATTGATAAAAAAGTTGAGAATGATAATATTAAATATATTTTTATACATTGGTTTGGAGGAGAACCTTTAATTAATCCACAACCTATATTTGATATAGAAAATTATATACTTAAAAAATATAAAAATATTGATTTAAAATCTTCGATGACAACTAATGGATATCTATTAAATAAAAAAAATATAGAAAAATTAAAAAATACTCAAATAAACTCTTTTCAAATAACTATAGATGGGAATAGTGATGAACATAATAAAACAAGGAAAACCAACCAGGGTGAAAATACTTATGATAAAATATTGAAAAATATAAAAAATATATTAGAAAAATCAAATTTTGAAATTTTAATAAGGATAAATGTAAATAAAAACAATAGTGATATTAATAAATTTTTAATTCAAATGGAAAAAAATAAATTATTGAATAATAATAGAATTAGCTTTCATTTCAATGAAGCAAAAAAAATGGATATTAGTTATACAAATAAAGATATATTTTATCAAAGCGTTAAAGAGTATTCAAAGGATTTATTATTAATATATAATTTATTATTAAATAAAAAAATAAAAATACCATTTTACTTTACAAAAGGCTATAATTGCGAATTTGATAGATTAAATACTTATTTAATTAATACAGATGGGAAATTTTATAGATGTTCTTCTTCTGAAAAAGAAGAAGCTTTTTATTTAGGAGATATAAATTCCAAAGGTGAATTATTTAAAAATGCTAAGAGTTTTTATAATAAAATGCTAAGAGATCCTTTTGAATCAAAAAAGTGTTTTGACTGTAAAGTTATGCCTTGGTGTATGGGTGGATGTGGTTTTTTAAAAGTAAAAAAAATCAATGAATGTATACCGGAAAAATATATAATAAATGATTTAATAAAGCTTTATTATAAGGAGTCAAAAAATGAAAAAAATTTTAAATTTTAA
- a CDS encoding nitroreductase family protein has product MNYIEAMKKRISVRKYEQKTYPSCAILKEKIKNLIPLNKNIKYRIDIVDKNTMMDLFKGIVGNYGKITSPNYLLISSEEKENYQMNCGFVGEQLALKLAYEGIGTCWIGGKIDKKLVNEKLGIEKNMTPQILMAVGYPKEKLTFKTDRKRKSLNRLIMSKETDKFDKIMDLVMLSPSAMNSQPWNFEILEDRIRVYENPGVMKKLLANHLNGFDIGIVLSHIYLATCEKFKTKPKIEKEEIEDKNYKMSVII; this is encoded by the coding sequence ATGAATTATATAGAAGCAATGAAAAAAAGGATATCTGTCCGTAAATACGAACAAAAAACATATCCTTCTTGTGCTATTTTGAAAGAAAAAATAAAAAATTTAATACCACTAAATAAAAACATTAAGTACAGAATAGACATTGTAGATAAAAATACAATGATGGACTTATTTAAAGGTATTGTCGGTAATTATGGTAAAATAACCTCTCCAAATTACCTTTTAATATCCTCTGAAGAAAAAGAAAATTATCAGATGAATTGTGGTTTTGTTGGAGAACAACTTGCTTTAAAGCTTGCCTATGAAGGAATTGGAACCTGTTGGATAGGGGGTAAAATAGACAAAAAATTAGTCAATGAAAAACTGGGTATAGAAAAAAATATGACACCTCAAATATTGATGGCTGTTGGTTATCCAAAAGAAAAATTGACTTTTAAAACAGATAGAAAGAGAAAATCATTAAATAGACTAATTATGAGCAAAGAAACAGACAAATTTGATAAAATAATGGATTTGGTAATGCTTTCTCCATCTGCAATGAATTCTCAACCTTGGAACTTTGAAATTCTTGAAGACAGAATAAGAGTATATGAAAATCCAGGAGTAATGAAAAAATTACTTGCAAATCATCTAAATGGTTTTGACATTGGAATTGTTTTAAGTCATATATACCTTGCTACCTGTGAAAAATTCAAAACAAAACCAAAAATAGAAAAAGAAGAAATAGAAGATAAAAATTATAAAATGAGTGTTATAATATAA
- a CDS encoding sulfite exporter TauE/SafE family protein, with amino-acid sequence MLYFFVFLGGILSGFINVNAGGGSLITLPLLNFLGLPLDVANGTNRIGILFQNVTSVSKFKKEKVLDFKRALFLAIPTTIGAILGSNLVVEIDKDMLKPIVGIILLIMSVFIIWKPKVWVEQKDVKANNFVSFIVFFAIGIYGGFLQAGVGFFFIIALVMLEGYDLLKTNAIKVFLVMVYTAFSLLIFALNGKVDLIAGLFLAAGSSLGAYFGSKFAIKRGSNWIRFIVFAMVIISAIVYLVQSFT; translated from the coding sequence ATGCTGTATTTTTTTGTTTTTTTGGGTGGAATCCTTTCTGGATTCATTAATGTTAATGCTGGTGGAGGTTCTTTGATAACACTCCCTTTGTTAAATTTTTTAGGTTTACCTTTGGACGTTGCAAACGGAACAAACCGTATAGGAATTTTATTTCAAAATGTGACATCAGTTTCCAAATTCAAAAAAGAAAAAGTTCTTGATTTTAAAAGGGCTCTTTTCTTGGCTATTCCTACAACAATAGGAGCTATATTGGGTTCTAACCTTGTTGTTGAAATTGATAAAGATATGTTAAAACCTATTGTAGGAATAATCCTTTTGATAATGAGTGTTTTTATAATTTGGAAACCAAAAGTTTGGGTAGAACAAAAAGATGTAAAAGCAAACAATTTCGTTAGTTTTATTGTATTCTTTGCCATTGGTATTTATGGAGGATTTTTGCAAGCAGGAGTGGGATTCTTTTTTATAATAGCTCTTGTTATGCTTGAAGGATACGATCTTTTAAAAACAAATGCAATCAAAGTATTCTTAGTTATGGTTTATACAGCATTTTCTTTGCTAATTTTTGCTCTAAATGGTAAAGTTGATTTAATTGCTGGTTTATTTTTGGCTGCAGGTAGTTCTTTAGGTGCATACTTTGGAAGTAAATTTGCAATTAAGAGAGGCTCTAACTGGATAAGATTTATTGTTTTTGCAATGGTTATTATTAGTGCCATAGTTTACTTAGTTCAATCTTTTACATAA
- a CDS encoding MBL fold metallo-hydrolase, whose product MGWFDIEKIDDETYVISENKHYEETNIYYLIGEKFNVCIDTGMGLYKLKSHLKEIDDKEIKVINTHYHWDHFGNNDQFEEIFMSEITKNKINQYDEEEKKKVKKLLIKNVDEKYIPPKKIVEKYAFFNPKNAKIIKDGDTIDLGNRKLKILSTPGHTDDSVSVYDERGYIFIGDFMYEGELWASTPDNDPVKYYQSLKRLNENYPELKGIYSGHFTPDLGADYISKMFEIFSELKEKYLLKKGIGNYKKGSLEVIL is encoded by the coding sequence ATGGGATGGTTTGATATCGAGAAAATTGACGATGAAACATATGTTATCAGTGAAAATAAGCATTACGAAGAAACAAACATTTATTACTTAATTGGCGAAAAATTTAATGTTTGTATAGACACAGGGATGGGATTATATAAACTTAAAAGCCATCTAAAGGAAATAGATGATAAAGAGATAAAAGTAATCAACACACATTATCACTGGGATCATTTTGGAAACAATGACCAATTTGAAGAAATATTCATGAGTGAAATAACCAAAAATAAGATAAATCAATACGACGAAGAAGAAAAGAAAAAAGTAAAAAAATTACTCATAAAAAATGTAGATGAAAAATACATACCACCAAAAAAAATAGTAGAAAAATATGCATTTTTTAACCCAAAAAACGCAAAGATAATAAAAGACGGAGATACAATCGATTTAGGAAACAGAAAGCTAAAAATACTCTCTACTCCAGGCCACACAGATGATTCTGTAAGTGTTTATGATGAGAGAGGGTATATCTTTATAGGCGATTTTATGTACGAAGGAGAACTGTGGGCAAGCACTCCAGATAATGATCCAGTGAAGTATTATCAATCTTTAAAAAGACTGAATGAAAATTACCCTGAATTAAAAGGGATATATTCCGGGCATTTCACACCTGATCTCGGAGCAGATTATATTTCAAAAATGTTTGAAATTTTTTCAGAACTAAAAGAAAAATACTTGCTAAAAAAAGGCATAGGAAATTATAAAAAAGGCAGTTTAGAGGTAATATTATAA
- a CDS encoding class I SAM-dependent methyltransferase, whose product MEMGKTKEFLKKRFKNPYVLDVGTGLGGLVNEFLEIFPEGNFVGIESDETVFEHYKKHGEEPAIEIKIMDAEKMDFEDNSFDIVILSNTFHHIKNKGKIFDEIKRVLKNDGVFILGEMRSDDLSQKQKNHRDLHHLSAEIDMHNGIYHENTYTEEEIVDFVSEFFDVLLTDYLDYESDVSDYTDMVNRLRDILDKKIDNLDIGIDEKKVLSNKADEILENILENGKDIPTMVILTMKK is encoded by the coding sequence ATGGAGATGGGAAAGACGAAAGAATTTTTAAAAAAAAGATTTAAAAACCCTTATGTTTTAGATGTTGGGACTGGTCTTGGAGGTTTGGTGAATGAATTTTTAGAGATTTTTCCAGAAGGGAATTTTGTTGGAATAGAAAGTGATGAAACAGTCTTTGAACATTATAAGAAGCATGGAGAAGAACCAGCTATTGAAATAAAAATTATGGATGCTGAAAAAATGGATTTTGAGGATAATTCTTTTGATATTGTTATTCTTTCAAATACTTTTCACCATATTAAAAATAAGGGGAAAATTTTTGATGAAATCAAAAGGGTTTTAAAGAATGATGGAGTTTTTATTTTGGGAGAAATGCGATCAGATGATTTGAGCCAAAAACAGAAAAACCACAGAGACTTGCATCATTTATCCGCAGAAATAGATATGCATAACGGTATTTACCATGAAAATACTTATACAGAAGAAGAGATTGTTGATTTTGTAAGTGAGTTTTTTGATGTTTTGTTGACAGATTATCTTGATTATGAAAGTGATGTTTCTGATTATACCGATATGGTGAATAGACTAAGAGATATTTTGGATAAAAAAATTGATAATTTGGATATAGGTATTGATGAAAAAAAAGTTTTATCAAATAAAGCAGATGAGATTTTAGAGAATATTCTTGAGAACGGAAAAGATATTCCAACAATGGTGATTTTAACTATGAAAAAATGA
- the nagA gene encoding N-acetylglucosamine-6-phosphate deacetylase: MIIKNGLIVDPIDGEYTGNIEIKNEKIIKIEKTNSKNYEHIIMPGFVDVHTHALKKIDTMKASNYEFKKWAEMNFQYGVTSFLPTTVSASTDQIKKVLEKMGESVLSIEGIHLEGPFINPDKKGAQNGNYIRNPSLEELKEITPEKVKIMTMAPERKNFFKSLEYLNEKNIKVSIGHSTANYELLKKSFDKGAKRITHYPNALSTLHHRELGGTGTALYLDFNIELISDGVHCTPEFVDLTYKIKGPEKIILITDSMEAAGLEDGKYDLGGLDVFVESGVARLKSGNIAGSTLLFDQGVRNFQKYTKCSLKELAKVSSYNALKDLDIENKGRIKENYIANIVILDKNINIQQTIFKGKIVYQNK; the protein is encoded by the coding sequence ATGATTATAAAAAATGGTCTAATTGTAGATCCAATTGATGGAGAGTACACGGGAAATATAGAAATCAAAAATGAAAAAATAATAAAAATTGAAAAAACAAATTCAAAAAATTATGAGCATATAATAATGCCGGGGTTTGTAGATGTTCACACCCATGCTTTAAAAAAAATTGACACTATGAAAGCCAGTAATTATGAATTTAAAAAATGGGCAGAAATGAACTTTCAATATGGTGTGACATCCTTTCTACCTACAACAGTTTCAGCTTCAACAGATCAAATAAAAAAAGTTTTGGAAAAAATGGGTGAATCAGTATTATCTATAGAAGGTATACATCTTGAAGGACCTTTTATAAATCCAGATAAAAAAGGTGCTCAAAATGGAAATTATATAAGAAATCCTTCTTTAGAAGAACTAAAAGAAATAACTCCTGAAAAAGTAAAAATAATGACAATGGCTCCCGAAAGAAAAAACTTTTTTAAAAGTTTGGAATATCTAAATGAAAAAAACATTAAAGTTTCTATTGGTCATTCAACAGCTAATTATGAACTCTTGAAAAAATCTTTTGATAAAGGTGCAAAAAGAATCACACATTATCCTAATGCCTTATCAACACTACATCATAGGGAATTAGGCGGAACAGGAACAGCCCTTTATCTTGATTTTAATATAGAACTAATTAGTGATGGAGTTCATTGTACTCCCGAATTTGTAGATTTAACCTATAAAATAAAAGGGCCTGAAAAAATTATACTAATAACTGATTCAATGGAAGCTGCAGGTTTAGAAGATGGGAAATATGACTTAGGTGGATTAGATGTATTTGTTGAAAGTGGAGTAGCCAGATTAAAAAGTGGAAACATAGCTGGATCCACACTACTTTTCGATCAAGGAGTTAGAAATTTCCAAAAATATACAAAATGTTCTTTAAAAGAATTAGCAAAAGTGAGTTCATATAATGCTCTAAAAGATTTAGATATTGAAAATAAAGGCAGAATAAAAGAAAATTATATAGCTAATATAGTGATATTAGATAAAAATATAAATATACAACAAACAATATTCAAAGGTAAAATTGTATATCAAAATAAATAA
- a CDS encoding MFS transporter: MEITKDKQYYKFCAYGFLKNLRFFEPFFLLFLLEKGFSFTQIGVLFAIRSLLINFLEIPTGVISDSVGRKRAMLFSFASYIVSFVIFYLSNSFLLFAFAMIFFSFGETFRSGTHKAMIMEYLKLKNWESIKVNYYGHTRSASQIGSAISSLIAAALVFYTNSYSIIFLASTIPYILDLLNLATYPAELDGEIKKLKWSEVKKQFVIVSKETFYSFKNRRYIKILINSSFYAAYYKSLKDYIQPIIKTMALGFPFLLAYDNKQRAAFFIGIIYFFVYLINSFASRKASAFQNLFKDKDLPLNLTMFFGFFLGILTGFFYEFNIYYLSILFFIFIFVIENVRKPMAVSKVSDEIDSKNMATGLSVESQLESIFTSLIVFMTGFFADLFNVGVAILIVSFSSVVFGYFIRVED, translated from the coding sequence ATGGAAATAACAAAAGATAAACAATATTATAAATTTTGTGCTTACGGTTTTTTAAAAAACCTAAGATTTTTTGAGCCCTTTTTCTTGTTATTTTTACTGGAAAAAGGCTTTTCTTTCACTCAAATAGGTGTTTTATTTGCGATCAGATCTTTACTTATTAATTTTCTTGAAATCCCTACTGGAGTTATTTCTGACTCTGTAGGAAGAAAAAGAGCCATGCTTTTTTCTTTTGCTTCTTATATTGTTTCTTTTGTTATTTTTTACCTTTCTAATAGTTTTTTATTATTTGCTTTTGCTATGATTTTTTTCTCTTTTGGAGAAACTTTCCGTTCTGGGACTCACAAAGCCATGATTATGGAGTATTTGAAACTCAAAAATTGGGAAAGTATAAAAGTCAATTATTATGGACATACGAGGTCAGCTTCTCAAATAGGTTCTGCAATTTCTTCTTTGATTGCGGCTGCACTTGTTTTTTATACCAATAGTTATTCTATTATTTTTCTTGCATCTACCATTCCTTATATTTTAGATCTTTTGAATTTAGCTACTTATCCAGCTGAACTCGATGGAGAAATAAAAAAATTGAAGTGGAGTGAAGTAAAAAAACAGTTTGTCATTGTTTCAAAAGAAACTTTTTATAGTTTTAAGAATAGAAGATATATAAAAATTCTAATTAATTCTTCTTTTTATGCTGCTTATTATAAGAGTTTGAAAGATTATATTCAACCTATCATTAAAACTATGGCTCTTGGATTTCCATTTTTGCTTGCTTATGATAATAAACAAAGAGCTGCTTTTTTTATAGGTATTATTTATTTTTTTGTTTATCTTATAAATTCTTTTGCTTCGAGAAAAGCTTCTGCTTTTCAAAATCTTTTTAAAGACAAGGATTTGCCTCTTAATTTAACCATGTTTTTTGGTTTCTTTTTGGGGATTTTGACAGGTTTTTTCTATGAATTTAATATTTATTATTTGTCTATTTTGTTTTTCATTTTTATTTTTGTCATTGAAAATGTTAGAAAACCTATGGCTGTTTCAAAAGTTTCTGATGAAATAGATAGTAAAAATATGGCTACTGGCTTGTCAGTTGAATCCCAATTGGAGAGTATTTTTACTTCTCTTATTGTTTTTATGACTGGTTTTTTTGCTGACCTTTTTAATGTTGGGGTCGCTATTTTGATTGTTTCTTTTTCTTCAGTCGTTTTTGGTTATTTTATTAGAGTTGAGGATTAA
- a CDS encoding glycosyl hydrolase-related protein → MKAHVVTHTHWDREWYMPFEIYRARLIKLIDELIENIDKYEDFKYFTLDGQVIAMEDYIEARPENKEKLLKLIRDKKVYVGPWYILPDEFTISGESFIRNYLIAKKIMEKLEIERMKLAYLPDMFGHNAYTPSLIKGLNLQGALVWRGVGTSSRKNEFIWQSENGLDNVNTINNFRSYTNAYQGDNSKEKMYEIINTEINELQKTTESNSVLLMNGVDHEKIYFETPEIFKNIKEHEVIHSTLDDFYKETFSNNLKLETVKGELRDPTYEPTLKDITSTRIYLKLLNFENQNNYYKYLEPLSVISMIKGKKSYTKQIEMGIKKLVKSHPHDSICGCSVDSVHRDVMTRLEEALQISDTTIAMYMDEISGSKEKGDNIILFNPNEFDIEEKVEVYMTLDKDEYSIFDGDEKIPTKIKNKGYWLLNHEKTRLILGGTKHFKLISEMDSYINKTSIISQLDKNIYKISFMAKIPALSFKTYKIKESKNQIIIGKKNKYENDLIEFKINEDGSFDLKDKINKIKYEKVNSFWDSADVGDEYNYSYIENDEEKLIGSKYKNLDYYEYKDFVEFFIEKDIPLPAYSTNTERSKKTEINIAKIKYIVYKTKSRVDVDLIYENKSKDHRLRIKMPLSKATEKIYNDGYYGLVEHPTIQENKEPISQNGGGTSYMQLNSDGYIEENVPRYATESFITDKKITFVSRGLHEYEVENKNQIKITLIRSVGQLSKNGLKTRKVGAGPTLPTPEAQCMGKYKYEYAYIFQNQQTDYEIYKHAKSYINKPLAYNSKNQLNENVIGDFSGLNIYSIKRTYNDQENTYIVRFANHENEKDFEIKLNHDYKKIDEVNMAEETIKQDIQKIKIKKGEIKTIKIYL, encoded by the coding sequence ATGAAAGCTCATGTTGTAACCCATACACATTGGGACAGAGAATGGTATATGCCTTTTGAAATTTATCGAGCCAGGTTGATAAAACTTATAGATGAATTAATAGAAAATATAGATAAATATGAAGATTTTAAATATTTTACTCTTGATGGACAAGTAATTGCAATGGAAGATTATATAGAAGCAAGACCAGAAAACAAAGAAAAACTCTTAAAATTAATAAGAGATAAAAAAGTTTACGTTGGTCCATGGTATATTCTTCCAGATGAATTTACTATTTCAGGAGAATCTTTCATAAGAAATTATCTAATAGCAAAAAAAATAATGGAAAAATTAGAAATAGAAAGGATGAAACTTGCTTATCTTCCAGATATGTTTGGGCACAATGCATATACTCCTTCTTTAATAAAAGGGTTAAATCTTCAAGGGGCACTTGTTTGGAGGGGAGTAGGGACAAGTTCAAGAAAAAATGAATTTATTTGGCAATCAGAAAATGGATTAGACAATGTAAACACAATAAATAATTTTAGAAGCTATACAAACGCTTATCAGGGAGACAATTCAAAAGAAAAAATGTACGAAATAATAAATACTGAAATAAACGAACTTCAAAAAACCACAGAATCAAACTCCGTTTTGCTTATGAATGGGGTAGATCATGAAAAAATATATTTTGAAACTCCTGAAATATTCAAAAATATTAAAGAACACGAAGTGATACATTCAACTCTTGATGACTTTTATAAAGAAACATTTTCAAATAATTTAAAGTTAGAAACGGTAAAAGGCGAATTAAGAGATCCAACATATGAACCAACGTTGAAAGACATAACTTCAACAAGAATATATTTAAAATTATTAAATTTTGAAAATCAAAATAATTATTATAAATATCTCGAACCTTTATCGGTGATTTCAATGATTAAAGGCAAGAAATCATATACAAAACAGATAGAAATGGGAATTAAAAAACTTGTAAAATCGCATCCGCATGATAGTATTTGTGGATGTAGTGTTGATTCAGTACACAGAGATGTTATGACAAGACTTGAAGAAGCCTTGCAAATAAGTGATACAACAATAGCTATGTATATGGATGAAATATCTGGTAGTAAAGAAAAAGGAGACAATATAATTCTCTTTAATCCAAATGAATTTGATATAGAAGAAAAAGTAGAAGTCTATATGACACTAGATAAAGACGAATATTCTATTTTTGATGGAGATGAAAAAATACCTACAAAAATAAAAAATAAAGGGTATTGGCTTTTAAACCATGAAAAAACTAGATTAATTTTAGGAGGAACAAAACATTTTAAGCTTATATCAGAAATGGATTCTTACATAAACAAAACAAGTATCATAAGTCAACTCGATAAAAATATCTATAAAATATCGTTCATGGCTAAAATCCCCGCTTTGTCTTTTAAAACATATAAAATAAAAGAAAGTAAAAATCAAATAATAATTGGCAAAAAGAATAAATATGAAAATGATTTAATAGAGTTTAAAATAAATGAAGATGGTTCATTTGATCTTAAAGATAAAATCAACAAAATTAAATATGAAAAAGTCAATTCCTTCTGGGATTCCGCAGATGTAGGAGACGAATATAATTATTCTTACATTGAAAACGATGAAGAAAAATTAATTGGTTCAAAATATAAAAATCTTGATTATTATGAATACAAAGATTTTGTAGAATTTTTCATTGAAAAAGACATACCTTTGCCCGCTTATTCCACAAACACAGAAAGAAGCAAAAAAACAGAAATTAATATAGCGAAGATAAAATATATTGTCTATAAAACAAAATCAAGAGTAGACGTTGATTTAATTTATGAAAACAAATCAAAAGATCACAGATTAAGAATAAAAATGCCTTTATCTAAAGCTACAGAAAAAATATATAACGATGGATATTATGGGCTTGTTGAACATCCAACAATTCAAGAAAATAAAGAACCCATATCTCAAAATGGTGGAGGCACATCTTATATGCAGCTAAATTCTGATGGTTATATTGAAGAAAATGTCCCAAGATATGCCACAGAATCTTTTATTACCGATAAAAAAATTACTTTTGTTTCAAGAGGTTTACATGAATATGAGGTGGAAAACAAAAATCAAATAAAAATCACATTAATAAGATCGGTTGGGCAGTTATCTAAAAATGGATTGAAAACAAGAAAAGTAGGAGCAGGGCCAACCCTTCCAACTCCAGAAGCTCAATGTATGGGAAAATATAAATATGAATATGCGTATATATTTCAAAATCAACAAACAGACTATGAAATATATAAACATGCCAAAAGCTATATAAATAAACCTCTTGCATATAATTCAAAAAATCAATTAAACGAAAACGTTATAGGAGATTTTTCAGGTTTAAATATTTATTCAATAAAAAGAACCTATAATGACCAAGAAAATACTTATATAGTTAGATTTGCAAATCATGAAAATGAAAAAGATTTTGAAATAAAATTAAATCATGATTATAAAAAGATAGATGAAGTAAACATGGCAGAGGAAACGATAAAACAAGATATTCAGAAAATAAAAATAAAAAAAGGTGAGATAAAAACAATAAAAATCTACTTATAA
- a CDS encoding DUF6062 family protein: MKEVMNSILNEVFIIKEKIQEIPIWDAFNEDKECPVCVLKKQVEEKIMTRILGNDFFIDNRFTDDLKVFGFCDVHLDKLLKKQDRLTFGIILNRLMEQEIAQIESLKNKKKNIFKKKKDVEYLHDKECYVCHKIDEFMELYYDSIITLYKEKDDFKEKFVNSKGFCLEHFWKLYDSTNSKSFINDLLDVQLKTMKSTKEDLVYYLDKFDHKNDHLPWKNTRDSIERTIIKLNGEI, from the coding sequence ATGAAAGAAGTAATGAATTCTATTTTGAATGAGGTGTTTATTATTAAAGAAAAAATACAGGAAATTCCAATTTGGGATGCTTTTAACGAAGATAAAGAATGCCCTGTTTGTGTTTTAAAAAAGCAGGTTGAAGAGAAGATTATGACGAGAATTCTTGGGAATGATTTTTTTATAGATAACAGGTTTACAGATGATTTAAAAGTTTTTGGATTTTGTGATGTACATCTGGATAAACTTTTAAAAAAACAGGATAGACTTACTTTTGGGATTATTTTAAACAGACTAATGGAACAAGAGATTGCTCAGATTGAATCTCTGAAGAATAAGAAAAAGAATATTTTCAAAAAGAAGAAAGATGTTGAATATCTTCATGATAAAGAGTGTTATGTTTGTCATAAAATTGATGAGTTTATGGAGCTTTATTATGATTCCATTATCACTCTTTACAAAGAAAAAGATGATTTTAAAGAAAAATTTGTTAATTCTAAGGGATTTTGTCTTGAGCATTTTTGGAAACTTTATGATTCGACAAATTCAAAGTCTTTTATAAATGATCTCTTAGATGTCCAATTAAAAACCATGAAATCCACAAAAGAAGACCTCGTTTATTATTTGGATAAGTTCGACCACAAAAACGATCATTTACCCTGGAAAAATACAAGAGATTCTATAGAAAGAACTATTATTAAATTAAACGGTGAGATATGA